A genomic region of Cotesia glomerata isolate CgM1 linkage group LG9, MPM_Cglom_v2.3, whole genome shotgun sequence contains the following coding sequences:
- the LOC123271205 gene encoding uncharacterized protein LOC123271205: MRLKEDVQIRELIEAEWMTQFEENRCALREEAAKAITEAQERNRRNYNKGRKDAKQYESDDLVAIKRTQFGAGLKLKGKFLGPYRVVRALRNDRYTVQKVGEHEGPNQTSPTADFMKLWTANDEDEDSNSSEVEEDI, encoded by the coding sequence ATGCGGCTCAAAGAAGATGTTCAAATTAGGGAGTTAATTGAAGCAGAGTGGATGACGCAATTTGAAGAAAACCGATGTGCGTTACGTGAGGAGGCAGCAAAGGCGATAACCGAAGCCCAAGAAAGAAACAGAAGAAACTATAACAAAGGAAGAAAGGATGCCAAGCAGTATGAGAGTGACGATTTAGTGGCCATAAAAAGGACGCAGTTTGGAGCGGGTCTAAAACTGAAAGGTAAATTTTTGGGTCCGTATCGCGTAGTGCGAGCGTTGCGGAATGACCGCTACACGGTTCAAAAGGTTGGGGAGCATGAGGGCCCAAATCAAACGTCACCGACTGCCGATTTTATGAAGCTTTGGACTGCCAACGACGAGGATGAAGATTCAAACAGCAGCGAGGTAGAAGAAGACATCTGA
- the LOC123272168 gene encoding uncharacterized protein LOC123272168 has translation MYVGKIPNEIFTLNEYEKVLIQRAKAFQVVQRLGTVAKKNLPHTMRIQKLKGQTFHLPLPIEETLKKICSTTDPLNKHHELYIVMRSIPTKSNVIWEKMVSLENVFRVLTWLKSNNTLYSEIKLPQCPQNLREWLDSKNISFQIEMNEDENCENTINGEKNNIVSEAEILNDQNVEELSNKSEDRENKGENHSITKEHSYSKISSVRDRSINSSDHTYSTISLSTKDKESTDKIDIQKSKSKTSQHQAMITQVLNPESSQYAQYTIYPLHDKRKNETSTNMYQMLKINEKALDNRLKTLDLQCFPDLYPYGKNGQCEEREVRITAFEFIKPKLKSADSRFRLNQQYLFFLLNDANIRQLGAGVYHTLDVTNSRERYTAGSYLKHLKDGQLEANLTTLFARLRNSEQFWSKPRNNLACMTRHYGPATWFFTVSPAEWLWDDLIEYIKEINAPHFDKLSASEVIAADSVSVSRFIDSKFQAVLEFIKSDSQPLGPLSHYFWRREYQGRGIQHFHLILWVEGAPIMGINTNEEVVEFIMKYVTCKLPDRKISPTLHRRVTTHQQHNHNSYCLRTKKLKSGKVSKACRFGFPRPVSENFVIRDTATPIAGRRNLKSKSRLYDLPRNENEVNINDYNPSVLSVWEGNMDIQFIGEKSTILTQYVTKYATKREITKSSETINEINSTKTLPQLLWKIAFRSLTHREVGALEAADTLLGISLHGTDSETIIKWLDVRMIRNRKLKTKEEIEELVRNDPESTEIFCPSLIDDYYPNRPKDLENLCLYNFAKWYDTTKTEPKNNINEYNIANRPEDYFYSLLLLFQPWRNIDELKNGFETYTESFTHQQYMLQQANDYHEYNEEFEKGLEYIKTLIENKCNNDDDNNDDSQKKSSNCDAAEIHIIAKEINDAAQKHDNNNCTLADMINNMNADQMKVFEKIKNNVLSDNTKLRLYVSGEGGTGKSFLINVIKRWIREELNRETVVTAPTGIAAFNINGLTIHRVFQLPVKHGFTPSYTQLSDNVLKALRD, from the exons ATGTATGTTGGAAAAATTCcaaatgaaattttcacaTTAAATGAGTATGAAAAAGTACTTATACAGCGAGCAAAAGCATTTCAAGTAGTTCAAAGATTAGGAACCgttgctaaaaaaaatctacctCATACTATGCGAATACAAAAACTCAAAGGTCAAACATTTCATCTTCCCTTGCCAATAGAAGAAacgctcaaaaaaatttgttctacaACTGATCCTTTGAATAAACATCATGAGTTGTACATTGTGATGCGTAGTATACCTACAAAGTCAAATGTTATATGGGAGAAAATGGTTAGCTTAGAAAATGTATTCAGAGTATTGACATGGTTAAAGAGTAATAATACTCTTTACtctgaaattaaattaccaCAATGTCCTCAAAATTTACGTGAATGGTTAGATTCAAAGAATATTTCATTTCAAATTGAAATGAATGAAGATGAAAATTGTGAAAATACAATAAacggtgaaaaaaataatatagttagTGAAGCAGAGATTCTTAATGATCAAAACGTTGAGGAGCTAAGTAATAAGTCAGAAGATCGAGAAAATAAAGGAGAGAATCATAGTATTACTAAAGAACATAGCTATAGTAAAATATCATCTGTCAGAGACAGAAGTATAAATTCTAGTGATCACACTTACAGTACAATATCATTGTCAACAAAAGACAAAGAGAGTActgataaaattgatattcaaaaaagtaaaagtaaaaCATCTCAACATCAAGCTATGATTACTCAAGTATTAAATCCAGAGAGTTCTCAATATGCCCAATACACTATATATCCTCTTCACGATAAAAGAAAGAATGAAACTTCAACAAATATGTatcaaatgttaaaaattaatgaaaaagcATTAGACAATCGATTGAAAACATTAGACTTACAATGTTTTCCAGATTTATATCCTTATGGTAAAAACGGTCAATGTGAAGAAAGAGAAGTACGTATAACTGCTTTCGAATTTATTAaaccaaaattaaaatcagCTGATTCACGTTTTCGTCTAAATCAGCAATATTtgttctttttattaaatgacgCTAACATTCGTCAGCTTGGTGCAGGTGTTTATCATACGCTGGATGTTACAAATTCTCGTGAAAGATACACAGCGGGAAGTTATTTGAAACATCTCAAAGATGGTCAGTTAGAAGCAAATTTAACAACTCTATTTGCTCGACTTCGAAATTCAGAACAATTTTGGAGTAAGCCTAGAAATAATTTGGCATGTATGACACGTCATTACGGACCTGCAACATGGTTTTTTACTGTCAGTCCTGCTGAATGGCTTTGGGATGATTTAATTGAGTATATAAAGGAAATTAATGCTCCACATTTTGATAAACTATCTGCAAGTGAAGTAATTGCAGCTGACTCAGTATCAGTTTCAAGATTTATTGACAGTAAATTTCAAGCTGTTCTTGAATTCATCAAGTCCGATAGCCAACCTCTCGGTCCACTCAGTCATTACTTTTGGCGCCGAGAATATCAAGGTAGAGGAATTCaacattttcatttaatacttTGGGTAGAAGGTGCTCCGATAATGGGTATTAACACCAATGAAGAAGTTGTTGAATTTATCATGAAATACGTAACTTGTAAGTTACCTGATAGAAAAATATCACCAACACTTCACAGACGCGTAACTACACATCAACAACACAATCACAATAGTTACTGCTTACGAACAAAGAAACTCAAGTCAGGTAAAGTTAGTAAAGCTTGTCGATTCGGATTTCCACGGCCTGTTTCTGAAAACTTTGTAATTCGTGATACTGCTACTCCAATAGCCGGGCgtagaaacttaaaaagtaaaagcCGACTGTATGATCTTCCTCGTAATGAGAACgaagtaaatattaatgattacAATCCATCAGTTTTATCTGTCTGGGAAGGAAATATGGATATCCAATTTATTGGAGAAAAATCTACGATACTGACACAATATGTCACAAAATATGCTACGAAAAGAGAAATAACTAAATCATCAGAAACAATTAACGAAATTAACTCAACCAAAACTTTACCACAGCTTTTGTGGAAGATTGCGTTTCGTAGTTTGACTCACAGAGAAGTCGGAGCTCTAGAAGCTGCTGATACTTTGTTGGGCATTTCTCTACATGGTACAGATTCAGAAACTATCATTAAATGGTTAGATGTCCGAATGATAAGAAATAGAAAGTTGAAAACCAAAGAAGAAATTGAAGAATTAGTACGTAATGATCCCGAATCAACTGAGATATTTTGTCCTTCATTAATTGATGATTATTATCCTAATCGTCCTAaagatttagaaaatttatgctTGTATAATTTTGCTAAATGGTACGATACAACTAAGACAgaaccaaaaaataatattaatga aTATAATATTGCAAATCGACCAGAGGATTATTTCtactcattgttattattatttcaaccatGGCGTAATATAGATGAGCTTAAAAATGGATTTGAAACTTACACAGAGTCATTTACTCATCAGCAGTATATGCTTCAACAAGCTAATGATTATCATGAATACAATGAAGAATTTGAAAAAGGTTTAGAATACATAAAAAcattgattgaaaataaatgcaATAATGacgatgataataatgatgattcTCAGAAAAAGTCATCAAACTGTGATGCTGCCGAAATACATATAATAGCTAAAGAAATCAATGATGCTGCACAAAagcatgataataataattgtactcTAGCTGATATGATTAATAACATGAACGCTGatcaaatgaaagtttttgaaaaaattaaaaataacgtattATCTGATAATACTAAATTAAGATTGTATGTTAGCGGAGAAGGTGGTACAGGAAAAAgttttctaattaatgtaataaaacGTTGGATTAGAGAAGAATTGAATCGAGAAACAGTTGTAACAGCCCCTACTGGGATTGCTGCTTTCAATATTAATGGATTGACTATACATCGAGTATTTCAATTGCCTGTCAAACATGGTTTCACACCATCTTATACGCAATTGTCTGACAATGTGCTAAAAGCATTACGTGATTAG
- the LOC123271516 gene encoding uncharacterized protein LOC123271516, with translation MSNYDTGMYAQLVGWAAEYHPEAVETLLEVAEQHYRRLRIAPCHTSRARFWATLRAWWYASQKPSTIPAISLMWRCSRCKVAIASPGQCQLRAKQVLERHLRPIQQVEYAIELLSRNTPPTLVPKVSRELSRTRAMALAEKLRDDPDRPPIRHAGCWNCALSHPMADCPFPRGTFCAHCGHQGFYFEECPRCKPGLFGLPP, from the coding sequence ATGTCCAACTACGATACTGGGATGTACGCCCAGCTCGTTGGGTGGGCCGCTGAATACCACCCGGAGGCGGTAGAGACGTTGCTGGAGGTCGCGGAGCAGCACTATCGACGCCTCCGAATTGCACCATGCCACACCTCACGTGCTCGTTTCTGGGCCACATTGAGAGCGTGGTGGTATGCCTCACAAAAGCCAAGCACCATACCAGCAATTTCGCTGATGTGGCGCTGCTCTCGCTGTAAGGTGGCCATCGCCAGCCCGGGCCAATGCCAACTACGTGCGAAGCAGGTACTGGAGCGCCATCTTCGACCCATCCAGCAGGTGGAATACGCGATTGAGTTGCTGAGCCGTAACACGCCGCCGACGTTGGTGCCGAAGGTGTCACGCGAACTGTCACGGACGCGAGCGATGGCACTTGCCGAGAAGCTGCGTGACGACCCCGACCGTCCACCCATTCGGCACGCAGGCTGCTGGAACTGTGCCCTGAGTCACCCGATGGCGGACTGCCCTTTCCCACGAGGGACGTTTTGTGCCCATTGCGGCCACCAGGGGTTTTATTTCGAGGAGTGTCCACGTTGCAAACCCGGATTGTTTGGTTTGCCTCCGTGA